One Branchiostoma lanceolatum isolate klBraLanc5 chromosome 18, klBraLanc5.hap2, whole genome shotgun sequence DNA window includes the following coding sequences:
- the LOC136424699 gene encoding uncharacterized protein, with protein MGNKPGRRTERPERTHVYAEVKPHGRRFVGDDVDIDLTIPHGGNLVASQEARIRLKQSSNYLSLIQNSGLDDILTLIRVIDCKPDNLQFRGQADVTVHFKNVLLDGNFILFGLEKSLEAEGTWAWQDLSETCDLRLMRSSSRVSFKLEHFSEYILIALIGSVALSSASKLLLDCLNGKSFPCSFTPFIGKVSGKKHPLTIVCKEGHNTTTSTPKMYQRFGLVRTSEFNIFDEDTLTVEIRHADLVEECSKSYQINRATCKTEEGQAMDLIVKPAEHEELLAGQAEIFVRRFFFVKKVCSMNFTIIIKDEQCLPAIIHQTLSPRRPSHERFDYVPGVRKYFFFIKEKVSSDWKDLAFFLGFDDAAINNIAGRNPDDKSRCMDMLQVWQRSQGFLATIEVLMEALSKAGLQNVVDVLTIEFPGKLFCVDELFYTSNAFPIS; from the exons ATGGGTAATAAACCAGGCAGGCGCACTGAAAGGCCAGAAAGAACACATG TATACGCTGAAGTTAAACCGCATGGAAGAAGATTTGTAGGAGACGACGTCGACATCGACCTAACCATACCACATGGAGGAAACCTCGTAGCGAGCCAGGAAGCCCGTATAAGATTGAAGCAATCGTCGAACTACCTTTCGCTGATCCAGAATTCCGGACTTGATGACATTTTGACATTAATTCGTGTAATCGACTGTAAACCTGATAATCTTCAATTCCGAGGTCAGGCAGACGTAACAGTGCACTTCAAAAACGTTCTACTAGATggaaattttattttatttggacTAGAAAAATCCCTTGAAGCTGAAGGCACGTGGGCGTGGCAGGACCTGTCAGAGACCTGTGACTTGAGACTGATGCGATCATCTTCACGAGTCTCCTTTAAACTGGAACATTTCAGCGAATACATCCTGATCGCCCTCATTGGTTCTGTGGCCTTGTCGTCCGCCAGTAAACTGCTCCTTGACTGTCTGAATGGTAAGTCGTTTCCGTGCAGCTTCACTCCATTCATAGGAAAGGTGTCTGGGAAGAAACATCCCCTGACCATCGTTTGCAAAGAAGGACACAACACCACCACTTCAACACCAAAAATGTACCAACGATTCGGTCTTGTCAGGACCTCAGAGTTCAATATATTCGATGAGGACACACTCACAGTTGAAATAAGGCATGCTGATTTGGTCGAGGAATGTTCGAAGTCGTATCAGATAAACAGAGCCACTTGCAAAACAGAAGAAGGACAGGCCATGGACTTAATAGTCAAACCAGCCGAACACGAAGAGCTTCTAGCTGGGCAAGCTGAGATATTTGTGCGTAGATTCTTCTTTGTGAAGAAGGTCTGTTCCATGAACTTCACCATCATCATAAAGGATGAACAATGCCTGCCGGCGATCATCCATCAGACGCTGTCACCACGCCGCCCCAGTCATGAGCGCTTTGATTACGTTCCAG GGGTTCGGAAGTACTTTTTCTTCATCAAGGAAAAAGTGAGCTCGGATTGGAAGGACCTCGCCTTCTTCCTGGGCTTTGACGACGCAGCGATCAACAACATCGCCGGCAGAAACCCTGACGACAAGTCCCGCTGTATGGACATGTTACAAGTCTGGCAACGGAGCCAGGGATTCCTCGCTACAATTGAAGTTCTGATGGAAGCCCTGTCTAAAGCTGGGCTACAGAACGTCGTCGATGTTCTGACAATCGAATTCCCTGGTAAGTTATTCTGTGTAGATGAATTATTTTACACTTCGAATGCTTTCCCCATCAGCTAA